A genomic window from Scomber scombrus chromosome 18, fScoSco1.1, whole genome shotgun sequence includes:
- the si:dkey-204f11.64 gene encoding guanine nucleotide-binding protein G(I)/G(S)/G(O) subunit gamma-5 has translation MSNNTAPNSSLVIAQKAVKQLRLEASVRRIKVSQAAAELKTFCLQNAHKDPLLTGVPSSDNPFRPPKSCVLL, from the exons ATGTCGAACAACACCGCCCCGAACAGCAGTTTAGTTATCGCCCAGAAGGCAGTGAAGCAGCTCCGTCTTGAGGCCAGCGTCCGTCGGATAAAG GTTTCTCAGGCTGCTGCAGAACTGAAGACCTTCTGTTTGCAAAATGCTCACAAAGACCCTCTCCTCACCGGAGTGCCCTCCAGCGATAACCCGTTCAGGCCTCCCAAGTCATGTGTCCTCCTCTGA
- the clpp gene encoding ATP-dependent Clp protease proteolytic subunit, mitochondrial, whose product MLLRRALHIGGLTLRHSRSIHHSPAWKSPLIPIVVEQTGRGERAYDIYSRLLRERIICVMGPIDDSVASLVIAQLLFLQSESNNKPIHMYINSPGGVVTAGLAIYDTMQYILNPISTWCVGQAASMGSLLLAAGSTGMRHSLPNARIMVHQPSGGARGQATDIAIQAEEILKLKRQINQIYAKHTGQKLELIEGVMERDRYMSPMEAQDFGIIDRVLVHPPQAGQDEPELVQKEQPTTTSPSPAAESSTPEPTSPGTNPPSSYKPEP is encoded by the exons ATGCTTTTACGA AGGGCGTTGCACATCGGAGGGTTGACACTGAGACACAGCAGATCTATCCACCACAGTCCTGCATGGAAGAGTCCTCTAATACCCATAGTTGTGGAGCAGACG ggGAGAGGAGAACGAGCCTATGACATCTACTCTCGCCTGCTGAGAGAGAGGATCATTTGTGTAATGGGTCCT ATTGATGATTCTGTAGCCAGCCTGGTTATCGCCCAGCTGCTTTTTCTTCAGTCagaaagcaacaacaaacccaTCCACATGTACATCAACAGCCCCG gTGGTGTGGTGACAGCAGGCCTGGCCATCTACGACACCATGCAGTATATCCTCAATCCCATCTCCACCTGGTGTGTTGGCCAGGCAGCCAGCATGGGCAGCTTGCTGCTGGCAGCAGGATCAACAGGCATGAGGCATTCACTGCCCAACGCTCGCATCATGGTCCACCAGCCGTCAGGAGGAGCCAGG ggtcaggcCACAGACATCGCCATCCAGGCCGAGGAGATCCTCAAACTGAAGAGACAGATCAACCAAATCTACGCCAAACACACGGGACAGAAACTGGAACTCATCG AGGGTGTGATGGAGAGAGATCGTTACATGAGCCCCATGGAGGCGCAGGACTTCGGCATCATCGATCGGGTCCTGGTCCACCCGCCCCAGGCAGGCCAGGACGAGCCCGAGCTGGTGCAGAAAGAGCAGCCGACCACAACCAGCCCCTCTCCGGCAGCGGAGTCTTCAACTCCTGAACCCACCTCCCCCGGAACAAACCCCCCCTCCTCATACAAACCTGAACCGTGA
- the aldh3b1 gene encoding aldehyde dehydrogenase family 3 member B1 — protein MDTYSQVVDRLRTVFRSGVTVPEQFRRTQLTNLMSLVKENEEQIVKALHKDLAKPKFEAVLSEVHILTNELHYALNNLRSWMQPEYASKNLATKLDDCFIRREPLGVVLIIGAWNYPLQLLLLPLVGAIAAGNCVVLKPSEVSAATDNLMAELIPKYLSQDCYTVVSGGAEETKALLQNRFDHIFYTGSQNVARSILQAASVHLTPVTLELGGKCPCYIDKGLDMTSAARRLAWAKFFNAGQSCVAPDYVLCSEATRDALLPALRQVLEEFYTKEPQKCPDVSRIVSQRHWTRLMELLKKSSGKIVLGGESDEEDKYIAPTVLVDVAEDDALMKEEIFGPILPIIAVESVEQSIEFMNRQEKPLALYVFSNESSVVKKVLENTSSGGFCSNDGIIHMTLPSLPFGGVGASGSGSYHGHWGFEAFSHRRSCMLRGWALERLNGLRYPPYREDKLSWLRWSTSPSRCSLM, from the exons ATGGACACCTACAGCCAGGTGGTCGACAGGTTGCGGACGGTGTTTCGTTCAGGCGTCACGGTACCAGAGCAGTTCCGGCGAACGCAGCTGACCAATCTCATGTCCCTGGTCAAAGAGAACGAGGAGCAGATTGTAAAGGCGCTGCACAAAGATCTCGCCAAG CCAAAGTTTGAGGCCGTCCTGTCCGAGGTTCATATTTTGACCAATGAGCTGCACTATGCCCTCAATAACCTCAGAAGCTGGATGCAGCCGGAGTACGCCAGTAAGAACCTG GCTACAAAGCTGGATGACTGTTTTATACGGAGGGAACCATTAGGAGTGGTTTTAATCATCGGGGCATGGAACTACCCCCTGCAGCTGCTTCTCTTACCTTTGGTTGGAGCCATTGCTGCAG GAAACTGTGTGGTCCTTAAGCCTTCAGAGGTCAGCGCAGCCACAGACAATCTGATGGCAGAGCTCATCCCCAAATATCTGTCTCAG GACTGTTATACGGTTGTAAGCGGTGGAGCAGAAGAGACTAAGGCACTGCTGCAGAATCGCTTTGACCACATCTTCTACACAG GTTCTCAGAATGTGGCGCGCAGCATCCTGCAGGCAGCCTCGGTCCACTTGACCCCTGTGACGTTGGAGCTGGGCGGCAAGTGTCCGTGCTACATAGACAAAGGGTTGGACATGACATCTGCCGCCCGCCGCCTGGCATGGGCCAAGTTCTTCAACGCCGGCCAGAGCTGCGTGGCACCGGACTACGTGCTGTGTTCAGAGGCCACCAGGGACGCCCTTCTGCCCGCTCTGCGTCAGGTCCTGGAGGAATTCTACACCAAGGAGCCTCAGAAGTGTCCCGACGTGTCCCGCATCGTGTCACAGAGACACTGGACTCGTCTGATGGAACTGCTCAAGAAGTCCAGCGGGAAGATTGTTCTGGGAGGAGAGAGCGACGAGGAGGACAAGTACATAG CTCCCACAGTGTTGGTGGACGTGGCCGAAGACGACGCCCTAATGAAGGAGGAGATTTTCGGCCCCATCCTGCCCATCATCGCTGTTGAGTCTGTTGAGCAAAGCATCGAATTCATGAACCGCCAAGAGAAGCCACTGGCCCTCTACGTGTTCTCTAATGAATCCTCT GTGGTGAAAAAAGTGCTGGAAAACACCAGCAGTGGAGGATTCTGCTCTAATGATGGGATCATCCACATGACACTGCCAAGCTTGCCCTTTGGAGGTGTAG GTGCCAGCGGTTCGGGCAGTTATCACGGCCACTGGGGCTTCGAGGCGTTCAGCCACAGGCGTTCGTGCATGCTGCGAGGCTGGGCTTTAGAGAGACTGAACGGCCTGCGCTACCCACCATACAGAGAAGACAAGCTGAGCTGGCTGCGCTGGAGCACCTCACCCAGCAGATGCTCACTCATGTGA